The proteins below are encoded in one region of Micromonospora yangpuensis:
- a CDS encoding ATP-binding cassette domain-containing protein — translation MRLLRDLWVTSPRRMIVVAVLLILGAGGQAAAAALAGPVLVHRSGTFFALLVVALAAAVLTDLVVALIMAGLTADWSADVRRRLCRVALGQDLPTLENTPVGELLDRIDGDVYQVAGEVRNVGVRLTQALATGVLSALVAFAVWWPAGVGMLVLTALLVVLIRRPTARIAPARMAEEEAWSDLAAVLEEAVHGQDDVRTSLARPYVLRLYARRAARVLDRGIRVFRLTGVVTTIAGAVTRGGIAVVVLAGGWALVTDRIDAARLTAVWLLVLGYGAVVEHASRMVPQLQQALGAWARVQLLADARQEPVGGAAPGQGDLVIQDLTFRYPGTGAGREPVLRQVCLTFRRGRSYALVGRTGSGKSTLTKVLSRAVDVPAGTVFLAGVDLLDLDLEHLRRYVAVVPQRTEILAGTLAENVALFDPDLLDDATRALHELGLAGWIAELPDGVRTRLGEGGYVLSAGQEQLVAFARILVRDPHVVILDEATARLDPVTEARVQRATERLLADRIGIVIAHRLSSVRTCDEVVLMADGVVVEAGPLHSARRFADLLATSTAAYAHSGVVPGGVDLLTGPPTAGPPGGTASARSSGGAASGGAASGRSSGAAVGGAASGRSSEGGGPGRSAGGEAGAVREAGAVREVGGQVASAGGGSGPADGTRPTALGPRPPAPPAPPTRTLREIFRLSRNDPRYGLASIGVFAVLSLLGLDGVLVPWLWAELVDDTGDPWLPAAGIIAALLVTIPLPYWTNLWFPQWWVRQVLRINARLVHGQTGPRRVSSHTPAEVVAQGGDTDRVVQLTDNVLDQYVALVLMAGMTLVSGSVVPALFFLGTMLASAAAATVFGPMLERSAQATVAARAAFATALVSALSAARTVKLAGATRPVLRHLADLDALRSQRQRREISIQVWSRSTPALISGLLPIGAWALYLAGGLSAGATLVAVATLGAARWFAWTTASLVAHFPSARVWTRRTVAMTGTDAYSAQLPGVDLAAGTAPAPVAPPRHPLRQLRLTGFGAVHTDGLHAVRDVDLTVSRGQLVLVVGPVGAGKSSLLRALAGIVHHTGTLSWNGEPVTEPELFLRPNQVGYVGQLPRVLSGTVAENIALGHEVDATGAVTTAQLDHDLAAAGGGLGLVIGHKGTRLSGGQLQRLALARALAPRTELLVADDVSSALDVTTELDLWDALRRHGVTVIGSTSKRAALVRADHVVVLQEGRAVAQGTWSELEGDWGHLAG, via the coding sequence ATGCGCCTGCTCCGTGATCTGTGGGTCACCTCGCCCCGCCGGATGATCGTCGTCGCCGTCCTGCTGATCCTCGGCGCCGGCGGCCAGGCCGCCGCCGCGGCCCTGGCCGGCCCGGTGCTGGTGCACCGCTCGGGCACCTTCTTCGCCCTGCTGGTGGTGGCGCTGGCCGCCGCGGTCCTCACCGACCTGGTGGTGGCGCTGATCATGGCGGGGCTGACCGCCGACTGGTCCGCCGACGTGCGGCGGCGACTGTGCCGGGTGGCCCTGGGGCAGGACCTGCCGACGCTGGAGAACACCCCGGTCGGCGAGCTGCTCGACCGGATCGACGGCGACGTCTACCAGGTCGCCGGCGAGGTACGCAACGTCGGCGTCCGGCTGACCCAGGCGCTGGCCACCGGCGTGCTGTCCGCCCTGGTGGCGTTCGCTGTCTGGTGGCCGGCCGGGGTCGGCATGCTGGTGCTCACCGCGCTGCTCGTGGTGCTGATCCGCCGACCGACCGCGCGGATCGCCCCGGCCCGGATGGCCGAGGAGGAGGCCTGGTCGGACCTGGCCGCCGTGCTGGAGGAGGCGGTGCACGGCCAGGACGACGTCCGCACCAGCCTGGCCCGCCCGTACGTGCTGCGGCTGTACGCCCGCCGGGCCGCCCGGGTGCTGGACCGGGGCATCCGGGTGTTCCGGCTGACCGGCGTGGTCACCACCATCGCCGGGGCGGTGACCCGGGGCGGTATCGCTGTGGTGGTACTCGCCGGTGGCTGGGCGCTGGTCACCGACCGGATCGACGCGGCCCGGCTGACCGCCGTCTGGCTGCTGGTGCTCGGCTACGGTGCGGTCGTCGAGCATGCCAGTCGGATGGTGCCCCAGCTGCAACAGGCCCTCGGCGCGTGGGCCCGGGTGCAGTTGCTCGCCGACGCCCGGCAGGAACCGGTCGGCGGGGCCGCCCCCGGCCAGGGCGACCTGGTCATCCAGGACCTGACCTTCCGGTACCCGGGCACCGGGGCCGGCCGGGAGCCGGTCCTGCGCCAGGTGTGCCTCACCTTCCGGCGCGGCCGCTCGTACGCGCTCGTCGGGCGGACCGGTTCCGGCAAGTCGACCCTGACCAAGGTGCTCTCCCGCGCCGTCGACGTGCCCGCCGGCACGGTCTTCCTGGCCGGCGTGGACCTGCTCGACCTCGACCTCGAACACCTGCGCCGGTACGTCGCCGTGGTGCCCCAGCGCACCGAGATCCTCGCCGGCACGCTCGCCGAGAACGTCGCGCTCTTCGACCCCGACCTGCTCGACGACGCCACCCGGGCCCTGCACGAGCTGGGCCTGGCCGGTTGGATCGCCGAACTGCCCGACGGCGTCCGGACCCGCCTCGGCGAGGGCGGGTACGTGCTGTCGGCCGGGCAGGAGCAGCTGGTGGCGTTCGCCCGGATCCTGGTCCGCGACCCGCACGTGGTGATCCTCGACGAGGCGACGGCGCGACTCGACCCGGTCACCGAGGCCCGGGTGCAGCGGGCCACCGAACGCCTGCTCGCCGACCGGATCGGCATCGTCATCGCACACCGGCTCTCCTCGGTCCGCACCTGCGACGAGGTGGTGCTGATGGCCGACGGGGTGGTCGTCGAGGCCGGGCCGCTGCACTCCGCACGCCGCTTCGCCGACCTGCTGGCCACCAGCACCGCCGCGTACGCGCACTCCGGCGTCGTACCCGGCGGGGTGGACCTGCTGACCGGCCCACCCACCGCCGGGCCTCCGGGTGGCACCGCCTCGGCCCGGTCCTCGGGTGGTGCCGCCTCGGGTGGTGCTGCCTCGGGCCGGTCCTCGGGTGCTGCCGTGGGCGGTGCTGCCTCGGGCCGGTCCTCGGAGGGTGGCGGGCCGGGCCGGTCCGCCGGGGGCGAGGCCGGGGCGGTGCGGGAGGCCGGGGCGGTGCGGGAGGTCGGTGGCCAGGTGGCGTCCGCCGGTGGCGGGAGCGGGCCGGCGGACGGCACCCGGCCGACCGCCCTGGGTCCGCGGCCCCCGGCGCCGCCCGCTCCGCCCACCCGGACCCTGCGGGAGATCTTCCGGCTCAGCCGCAACGATCCCCGGTACGGCCTGGCCTCGATCGGCGTCTTCGCCGTGCTCAGCCTGCTCGGGCTGGACGGCGTGCTGGTGCCCTGGCTCTGGGCGGAGCTGGTCGACGACACCGGTGACCCCTGGCTGCCGGCGGCGGGGATCATCGCCGCGCTGCTGGTCACCATTCCGCTGCCGTACTGGACGAACCTGTGGTTCCCGCAGTGGTGGGTACGGCAGGTGCTGCGGATCAACGCGCGGCTGGTGCACGGGCAGACCGGACCGCGCCGGGTCAGCAGCCACACCCCGGCCGAGGTGGTGGCCCAGGGCGGTGACACCGACCGGGTGGTGCAGCTGACCGACAACGTGCTCGACCAGTACGTCGCCCTGGTGCTGATGGCGGGCATGACCCTGGTCTCCGGCAGCGTCGTACCGGCGTTGTTCTTCCTCGGCACGATGCTGGCCTCGGCGGCGGCGGCGACGGTCTTCGGACCGATGCTGGAGCGCTCCGCCCAGGCCACCGTCGCCGCGCGGGCCGCCTTCGCCACCGCGCTGGTCTCCGCGCTCTCCGCCGCCCGGACGGTGAAGCTCGCCGGGGCCACCCGGCCGGTGCTGCGTCACCTCGCCGACCTGGACGCCCTCCGTAGCCAGCGGCAACGTCGGGAGATCTCCATCCAGGTGTGGTCCCGGTCGACCCCGGCGTTGATCAGCGGGCTGCTGCCGATCGGCGCCTGGGCGCTCTACCTGGCCGGTGGGCTGTCCGCCGGGGCGACCCTGGTCGCGGTCGCCACCCTCGGCGCGGCCCGGTGGTTCGCCTGGACGACCGCGTCCCTGGTGGCGCACTTCCCGTCGGCACGGGTCTGGACCCGGCGGACGGTGGCGATGACCGGCACCGACGCGTACTCGGCGCAGCTGCCCGGGGTGGACCTGGCCGCCGGGACCGCACCGGCACCGGTCGCACCACCCCGGCACCCGTTGCGCCAGCTGCGGTTGACCGGCTTCGGGGCGGTGCACACCGACGGACTGCACGCCGTACGCGACGTGGACCTGACCGTGTCCCGGGGGCAACTGGTCCTGGTCGTCGGCCCGGTCGGGGCGGGCAAGTCCTCGCTGCTGCGGGCCCTGGCCGGGATCGTGCACCACACCGGCACGCTCAGCTGGAACGGGGAACCGGTGACCGAACCGGAGCTGTTCCTGCGCCCCAACCAGGTCGGCTACGTCGGGCAACTGCCCCGGGTGCTCTCCGGCACCGTCGCCGAGAACATCGCGCTCGGCCACGAGGTCGACGCCACCGGCGCGGTCACCACCGCCCAACTGGACCACGACCTGGCCGCGGCCGGCGGCGGGCTCGGCCTGGTCATCGGGCACAAGGGCACCCGGCTCTCCGGTGGCCAGCTCCAGCGGCTGGCGCTGGCCCGGGCGTTGGCCCCCCGTACCGAACTGCTGGTCGCCGACGACGTCTCCTCGGCCCTGGACGTCACCACCGAACTGGACCTCTGGGACGCCCTACGGCGCCACGGGGTGACGGTGATCGGATCGACGTCCAAACGGGCGGCGCTGGTCCGCGCCGACCACGTGGTGGTGCTCCAGGAAGGGCGGGCCGTGGCCCAGGGCACCTGGTCCGAGCTGGAGGGCGACTGGGGTCACCTGGCCGGCTGA
- a CDS encoding dicarboxylate/amino acid:cation symporter: MRRFPFSLQILLALVLGVALGFLARANDLSWLASTLDTVGGLFVQLLKLAVPPLVFTAIVVSVVSLRGVANAARLAVKTLLWFGVTALIAVSVGIGLGLLTNPGRGVTLDTAGATAPQTSGSWTDFLTGIVPTNPVGAFVDGNVLQIVFLAVVVGIAALLVGEAAEPFVALNRALLEIVQKALWWVIRLAPIGTLGLIGHAVAAYGWDLLAPLATFTTAVYVGCAIVLFVVYPLVLLAAGRLNPLRFFAGAWPAIQLGFVSRSSVGTMPVTQRSVERLGVPREYASFAVPFGATTKMDGCAAVYPALAAIFVAQVFGVTLGPLDYLLIAFVSVVGSAATAGLTGAIVMLTLTLSTLGLPLAGAGLLLAIDPIIDMIRTATNVAGQALVPTVVAAREGTLDRAAYEAAGRRDLLEPVEPGTGRTDLDPAPVPA; this comes from the coding sequence CTGCGCAGATTTCCCTTTTCCCTGCAGATCCTGCTCGCCCTCGTCCTCGGCGTGGCGTTGGGCTTCCTGGCCCGGGCCAACGACCTGAGCTGGCTGGCCAGCACCCTCGACACCGTCGGCGGGCTCTTCGTCCAGCTGCTCAAGCTGGCCGTCCCACCGCTGGTCTTCACCGCCATCGTGGTCAGCGTGGTCAGCCTGCGCGGGGTGGCCAACGCCGCCCGGCTGGCGGTGAAGACGCTGCTCTGGTTCGGGGTGACCGCGCTCATCGCGGTGAGCGTCGGTATCGGCCTCGGCCTGCTCACCAACCCCGGCCGCGGGGTGACCCTGGACACCGCCGGAGCGACCGCGCCGCAGACCAGCGGGTCGTGGACCGACTTCCTCACCGGCATCGTGCCGACCAACCCGGTCGGGGCGTTCGTCGACGGCAACGTCCTGCAGATCGTCTTCCTCGCCGTGGTCGTCGGTATCGCCGCACTGCTGGTAGGCGAGGCCGCCGAGCCGTTCGTCGCCCTCAACCGGGCGCTGCTGGAGATCGTCCAGAAGGCGCTGTGGTGGGTGATCCGGCTCGCCCCGATCGGCACCCTCGGGTTGATCGGCCACGCCGTCGCCGCGTACGGCTGGGACCTGCTGGCCCCGCTGGCCACCTTCACCACCGCCGTCTACGTGGGCTGCGCGATCGTGCTCTTCGTGGTCTACCCGCTGGTGCTGCTGGCCGCCGGCCGGCTCAACCCGCTGCGCTTCTTCGCCGGCGCCTGGCCGGCCATCCAGCTCGGCTTCGTCTCCCGCTCCTCGGTGGGCACCATGCCGGTGACCCAGCGCTCGGTCGAGCGGCTCGGAGTGCCCCGCGAGTACGCCTCGTTCGCCGTACCGTTCGGTGCCACCACCAAGATGGACGGCTGCGCGGCGGTCTACCCGGCGCTGGCGGCGATCTTCGTGGCCCAGGTCTTCGGGGTGACCCTCGGTCCGCTGGACTACCTGCTCATCGCCTTCGTCTCGGTGGTCGGCTCGGCAGCCACCGCCGGACTGACCGGGGCCATCGTGATGCTCACGCTGACCCTCAGCACGCTCGGTCTGCCGCTGGCCGGTGCCGGCCTGCTGCTCGCCATCGACCCGATCATCGACATGATCCGGACCGCCACCAACGTGGCCGGTCAGGCGCTGGTGCCGACCGTGGTCGCCGCCCGCGAGGGCACCCTGGACCGGGCCGCCTACGAGGCCGCCGGACGGCGCGACCTCCTCGAACCGGTCGAGCCCGGCACCGGCCGTACCGACCTCGACCCCGCCCCGGTCCCGGCCTGA
- a CDS encoding DUF998 domain-containing protein encodes MVSTAPRARPAQDLTARVAASAAAGCTVAGVVAVTVAVVAGPGPGLTGYVSEAGIAGSGYAPTFRIGIFALAAALLLLAVALPRRLRPAAGLLVAGSVCTLLSGAVTCSEGCPLPPFERATVADLVHGVAAVVATACVVFAMAAVVWFARAEVTLRRLATAAVVLALPLAGAVGLAMITLGRGAVVGVLERVLLGVAAGWALATATAVALRRPTSRLGA; translated from the coding sequence ATGGTGTCGACCGCCCCACGGGCCCGGCCGGCGCAGGACCTGACGGCCCGGGTCGCCGCCTCGGCCGCCGCCGGCTGCACCGTGGCCGGCGTGGTCGCGGTGACCGTCGCCGTGGTCGCCGGCCCCGGTCCGGGACTCACCGGGTACGTCAGCGAGGCCGGCATCGCCGGCAGCGGGTACGCCCCGACGTTCCGGATCGGGATCTTCGCCCTGGCCGCCGCGCTGCTGCTGCTCGCGGTGGCACTGCCCCGGCGGCTGCGGCCGGCGGCCGGGCTGCTCGTCGCCGGCAGCGTGTGCACGCTGCTCTCCGGGGCGGTGACCTGCAGCGAGGGCTGCCCGCTGCCGCCGTTCGAACGGGCCACCGTGGCCGACCTGGTGCACGGTGTGGCGGCCGTGGTGGCCACCGCCTGCGTGGTGTTCGCGATGGCAGCCGTCGTCTGGTTCGCCCGGGCCGAGGTCACGCTGCGCCGGCTGGCCACCGCGGCGGTCGTGCTGGCGCTGCCGCTGGCCGGCGCGGTCGGCCTGGCGATGATCACCCTCGGCCGGGGTGCCGTGGTCGGCGTCCTGGAGCGGGTGCTGCTCGGCGTGGCCGCCGGCTGGGCACTGGCCACCGCCACCGCCGTCGCGCTACGCCGCCCGACCTCCCGCCTGGGCGCGTAG
- the pcaF gene encoding 3-oxoadipyl-CoA thiolase produces the protein MTVAYLVAGVRTPIGRYAGALSGVRPDDLAAHVIRELVARHPTVDWARVDDVVLGCANQAGEDNRNVARMAALLAGLPGEVPGSTVNRLCGSGLDALAGAARQIVAGEAELVVAGGVESMSRAPFVLPKATSAFARSAEMYDTTIGWRLVNPLMERGWGVDSMPETAENVAAEYGVGRAEQDAFAYRSQQRAARAQADGRFAEEIVPVTVPAGRRETRLVDVDEHPRQTSPEKLAALPTPFRDGGTVTAGNSSGVNDGAVALLVAGEAAVARYGLTPLARISGAAAAGVPPRIMGVGPVPATRKVLDRLGLGLADLDVVELNEAFAAQAVAVLRELGLPEDAEHVNPNGGAIALGHPLGASGARLALTAALELRRRDARRALATMCVGVGQGISLVLESVG, from the coding sequence ATGACCGTGGCATACCTGGTGGCCGGTGTCCGCACCCCGATCGGCCGGTACGCCGGCGCCCTGTCCGGGGTCCGCCCCGACGACCTGGCCGCGCACGTCATCCGGGAACTGGTCGCCCGGCACCCGACGGTGGACTGGGCCCGGGTCGACGACGTGGTCCTGGGCTGCGCCAACCAGGCCGGCGAGGACAACCGCAACGTGGCCCGGATGGCGGCCCTGCTGGCCGGGCTCCCCGGTGAGGTGCCCGGCAGCACCGTCAACCGGCTCTGCGGCTCCGGCCTGGACGCGCTGGCCGGCGCGGCCCGGCAGATCGTCGCCGGTGAGGCGGAGCTGGTGGTGGCCGGTGGGGTGGAGAGCATGAGCCGGGCCCCGTTCGTGCTGCCCAAGGCCACCTCGGCGTTCGCCAGGTCGGCCGAGATGTACGACACCACGATCGGCTGGCGGCTGGTCAACCCGCTGATGGAACGCGGCTGGGGGGTCGACTCGATGCCGGAGACCGCGGAGAACGTCGCCGCCGAGTACGGCGTGGGCCGGGCCGAGCAGGACGCCTTCGCGTACCGGTCGCAGCAGCGGGCCGCCCGGGCGCAGGCCGACGGGCGGTTCGCCGAGGAGATCGTGCCGGTGACCGTGCCGGCGGGGCGGCGGGAGACCCGGCTGGTCGACGTCGACGAGCACCCCCGCCAGACCTCGCCGGAGAAGCTCGCCGCGCTGCCCACCCCGTTCCGCGACGGCGGGACGGTGACCGCCGGCAACTCCTCCGGGGTCAACGACGGCGCGGTGGCCCTGCTGGTGGCGGGCGAGGCGGCGGTGGCCCGGTACGGCCTGACCCCGCTGGCCCGGATCAGCGGCGCCGCGGCGGCCGGGGTGCCGCCCCGGATCATGGGGGTCGGCCCGGTGCCGGCCACCCGCAAGGTGCTGGACCGGCTCGGCCTCGGCTTGGCCGACCTCGACGTGGTCGAGCTGAACGAGGCCTTCGCCGCCCAGGCGGTGGCGGTGCTGCGGGAGCTCGGCCTGCCCGAGGACGCCGAGCACGTCAACCCCAACGGCGGGGCGATCGCGCTCGGGCATCCGTTGGGTGCCAGTGGGGCCCGGTTGGCCCTGACCGCCGCGCTGGAGCTGCGCCGCCGGGACGCCCGGCGGGCGTTGGCCACCATGTGTGTCGGCGTCGGCCAGGGCATCTCGCTGGTCCTGGAGTCCGTCGGCTGA
- a CDS encoding SAM-dependent methyltransferase translates to MRVPDGLPTEIDLTRPSAARVYDYFLGGAHNFEIDRQLAEQIAAMTPNLAATMRAGREFLRRAVRVLLDAGIDQFLDIGSGIPTVGNVHEVAQRVNPQARIVYVDIDPVAVSHSRELLAGNDLTAVLHADLRDAERIIAEARATGLIDFDRPVGILLAGVVHFVPAADRPGELLGTLRAAAAPGSFLVISHSTFEDQPQEMLDAQRLSARTDTEITLRSRAEITGFFGDWTLLAPGVVHMPRWRPDAPGDVDDHPERFGAFGGVATHARSAG, encoded by the coding sequence ATGCGGGTTCCGGATGGACTGCCGACCGAGATCGACCTGACCAGGCCGAGCGCCGCGCGGGTCTACGACTACTTCCTCGGTGGGGCGCACAACTTCGAGATCGACCGGCAGCTCGCCGAACAGATCGCCGCGATGACCCCGAACCTCGCCGCCACCATGCGGGCCGGTCGGGAGTTCCTGCGCCGGGCGGTTCGGGTGCTGCTCGACGCCGGGATCGACCAGTTCCTCGACATCGGCTCGGGAATTCCCACCGTGGGCAACGTCCACGAGGTGGCCCAGCGGGTGAACCCGCAGGCCCGGATCGTCTACGTCGACATCGACCCGGTCGCCGTGTCGCACAGCCGGGAGCTGCTGGCCGGCAACGACCTGACCGCGGTGCTCCACGCCGACCTGCGCGACGCCGAGCGGATCATCGCCGAGGCGCGGGCCACCGGCCTGATCGACTTCGACCGGCCGGTGGGCATCCTGCTCGCCGGGGTGGTCCACTTCGTCCCGGCCGCCGACCGGCCCGGTGAACTGCTGGGCACCCTGCGGGCCGCCGCCGCCCCGGGCAGCTTCCTGGTGATCTCCCACTCCACCTTCGAGGACCAGCCGCAGGAGATGCTCGACGCGCAGCGGCTCTCCGCCCGTACCGACACCGAGATCACCCTGCGGTCGCGGGCCGAGATCACCGGCTTCTTCGGTGACTGGACGCTGCTGGCGCCCGGTGTGGTGCACATGCCGCGGTGGCGGCCGGACGCCCCCGGTGACGTCGACGACCACCCGGAGCGGTTCGGCGCGTTCGGCGGGGTCGCCACACACGCCCGGTCCGCCGGCTGA
- a CDS encoding putative bifunctional diguanylate cyclase/phosphodiesterase yields MAAVPATGGDEIDPAGAQEYAAGWARAVRRLGFVPLSTVETERLLLEHTVRLARALLAEQFSAEPGQEVARALVEAHLTEPGMLDWSVRALVERLPAQVLPRRADQPETARRAVELQGAFAAGFARALRDRTFTQQERIARSAWQARDQVEQALRDSEARFRAVFTGAAIGIGIAGVDGEIIDVNQSFAEMLGYTIAELRQINVATLAHPDDAAGMWELYQDLIDGKQDAARVEKRYYRKDGSVVWTDLAVSLIRHDDGRPRFTVAMIEDITERYELQQRLRFQALHDPLTGLPNRTLFFERLGALFDRAAPDERIGICFLDLDGFKAVNDSLGHDHGDRLLIVIARRLADCVAGLGHLVARMGGDEFVILVDGGAGIDDVVAVAEKALAAVAVPADVGDQQLAVTASIGIVDCPAGETSVSELMKAADTTLYWAKGEGRGRWAVYDPERSARDHARSALTAGLPAALDRGEFVVHYQPIVSLVDGGMLAVEALVRWAHPEQGLIGPDHFIGLAEETGLIVRLGEWVLRRACRDAEAWRRQFPDAELVVSVNLAARQADDPAIVDTVAAVLGRTGLPPELLQLELTESAVMGTAGEPLRSLHRLAALGVRLAIDDFGTGYSNLAYLRRLPIHSLKLAGPFVEGIRSDGSAAGHRDERIVDALVRLAHALELSVTAEAVETGDQVERLRALRCDTGQGRWFGPPVPAEEITARLRDEETR; encoded by the coding sequence GTGGCCGCCGTGCCGGCCACCGGCGGGGACGAGATCGACCCGGCCGGAGCCCAGGAGTACGCCGCCGGCTGGGCGCGGGCGGTACGTCGGCTCGGTTTCGTGCCGCTGAGCACGGTGGAGACCGAGCGGCTGCTGCTGGAGCACACGGTACGACTGGCCCGGGCGCTGCTGGCCGAGCAGTTCTCCGCCGAGCCCGGTCAGGAGGTGGCCCGGGCGCTGGTGGAGGCGCACCTGACCGAGCCGGGGATGCTCGACTGGTCGGTACGGGCACTCGTCGAGCGGCTGCCCGCCCAGGTGCTGCCGCGCCGGGCCGACCAGCCCGAGACGGCGCGGCGGGCGGTGGAACTGCAGGGCGCGTTCGCCGCCGGCTTCGCCCGTGCCCTGCGCGACCGTACCTTCACCCAGCAGGAACGCATCGCCCGCTCCGCCTGGCAGGCCCGCGACCAGGTGGAGCAGGCGTTACGCGACAGTGAGGCCCGGTTCCGGGCGGTCTTCACCGGGGCGGCCATCGGCATCGGCATCGCCGGTGTCGACGGCGAGATCATCGACGTCAACCAGTCCTTCGCGGAGATGCTCGGTTACACCATCGCCGAACTGCGGCAGATCAACGTGGCCACGCTGGCCCACCCCGACGACGCCGCCGGGATGTGGGAGCTGTACCAGGACCTGATCGACGGCAAGCAGGACGCCGCCCGGGTGGAGAAGCGGTACTACCGCAAGGACGGCAGCGTGGTCTGGACCGACCTGGCCGTGTCGTTGATCCGGCACGACGACGGTCGGCCCCGCTTCACCGTGGCGATGATCGAGGACATCACCGAACGGTACGAGCTGCAGCAGCGACTGCGGTTCCAGGCCCTGCACGACCCGCTCACCGGGCTGCCCAACCGGACGTTGTTCTTCGAACGGCTGGGTGCCCTCTTCGACCGGGCCGCCCCCGACGAGCGGATCGGGATCTGCTTCCTGGACCTCGACGGGTTCAAGGCGGTCAACGACAGCCTCGGCCACGACCACGGCGACCGGCTGCTGATCGTGATCGCCCGTCGGCTCGCCGACTGTGTCGCCGGGCTGGGTCACCTGGTGGCCCGGATGGGCGGCGACGAGTTCGTCATCCTGGTCGACGGCGGCGCCGGCATCGACGACGTGGTGGCGGTCGCCGAGAAGGCCCTGGCCGCGGTGGCCGTCCCGGCCGACGTCGGCGACCAGCAGCTCGCCGTCACGGCCAGCATCGGCATCGTGGACTGCCCGGCGGGGGAGACCAGCGTCTCGGAGCTGATGAAGGCCGCCGACACCACCCTCTACTGGGCCAAGGGGGAGGGGCGCGGCCGGTGGGCGGTGTACGACCCGGAGCGCAGCGCCCGCGACCACGCCCGGTCGGCGTTGACCGCCGGGTTGCCGGCGGCCCTGGACCGGGGCGAGTTCGTCGTGCACTACCAGCCGATCGTGTCGCTTGTCGACGGCGGCATGCTGGCCGTCGAGGCGCTGGTCCGCTGGGCGCACCCCGAGCAGGGGCTGATCGGCCCGGACCACTTCATCGGCCTGGCCGAGGAGACCGGCCTGATCGTCCGGCTCGGCGAGTGGGTCCTGCGCCGGGCCTGCCGGGACGCCGAGGCGTGGCGGCGGCAGTTCCCCGACGCCGAGCTGGTGGTCAGCGTCAACCTGGCCGCCCGGCAGGCCGACGACCCGGCGATCGTGGACACCGTCGCCGCCGTGCTCGGCCGGACCGGCCTGCCCCCCGAGCTGTTGCAGCTGGAGCTGACCGAGAGCGCGGTCATGGGCACCGCCGGCGAGCCGTTGCGGTCGTTGCACCGGCTGGCCGCGCTCGGCGTACGGCTGGCCATCGACGACTTCGGTACCGGGTACTCGAACCTGGCGTACCTGCGGCGGTTGCCGATCCACTCGCTCAAGCTGGCCGGGCCGTTCGTGGAGGGGATAAGGTCCGACGGCTCGGCGGCCGGGCACCGCGACGAGCGGATCGTGGACGCGCTGGTCCGGCTGGCGCACGCCCTGGAACTCTCGGTCACCGCCGAGGCGGTGGAGACCGGGGACCAGGTGGAACGGCTCCGGGCACTGCGCTGCGACACCGGGCAGGGACGCTGGTTCGGCCCGCCGGTACCGGCCGAGGAGATCACCGCCCGACTGCGCGACGAGGAGACCCGATGA
- a CDS encoding DUF456 domain-containing protein: protein MSLTDTETVVVLVTALAIVAGLAGVVVPGLPALPLCWGGVLFWAIFGGAGPGRWAVLAAATVIALVGTVVKFAWPGRNLQRTGVPTSTLLAGAVLGIVGFFVIPVIGLVIGFVGGVFAAERLRLGDSRLAWPATKHAVAATGLAIMIEFTAGVLIGVVWVFGLLTL from the coding sequence ATGAGTCTGACCGACACCGAGACGGTGGTCGTGCTGGTGACGGCCCTGGCCATCGTCGCCGGCCTGGCCGGTGTGGTGGTGCCGGGCCTGCCCGCGCTGCCGTTGTGCTGGGGTGGGGTGCTGTTCTGGGCGATCTTCGGCGGCGCCGGGCCGGGGCGCTGGGCGGTGCTGGCCGCGGCCACCGTGATCGCGCTGGTCGGTACCGTGGTGAAGTTCGCCTGGCCGGGCCGCAACCTGCAACGCACCGGCGTACCCACCTCGACCCTGCTGGCCGGCGCGGTGCTCGGCATCGTCGGTTTCTTCGTCATCCCGGTGATCGGTCTGGTCATCGGCTTCGTCGGCGGGGTCTTCGCGGCGGAGCGGCTGCGGCTTGGTGACTCCCGACTGGCCTGGCCGGCGACGAAGCACGCGGTGGCCGCGACCGGGTTGGCGATCATGATCGAGTTCACCGCCGGGGTGCTGATCGGCGTCGTCTGGGTCTTCGGCCTGCTCACCCTCTGA